GCCGTCTGCCTACCACGTGTCAGGCCGTCGCGGATCCTCACGCCGGAACGGGCACCGCCCCAGCGCATGTCGAGGGAGTAGAACGCGACGTTGCTCATGGACTCGGCACCACCGGCGATGACGACATCGCTGGCCCCCGTGCCGACCTGCATCACCGCGTTGATCACGGCCTGCAGGCCCGACCCGCAGCGGCGATCGACCTGCTGGCCACCCACGGTGATCGGCAGGCCGGCGTCGAGCGCGATGACCCGGCCGATCGCCGGAGCCTCGGGGTTGGGATAGCAGTGGCCGACGATCACGTCGTCGACCTGGTCGTAGCCGATGCCGGTGCGCTCGAATAGGCCCTGCACCGCGATCACGCCGAGGTCGACCGGTGTGACGTCGACGAACATGCCGCCGTAGCGGCCGATCGGGGTGCGGACGGGTTCGCAGATGACGACGTCACGTGCGCTCATGTCATGGCCTTTCGTGGGTGGTCAGGTCAGCCGACAGCGCGGCCGGCGGGGTCTCGTCGGAGCCGCGGAGGGAGACTCGCGCTGTCATCCGCGAGCGCGAAGATCAACCTGGCCGGGTGGCCACAGAACAGCGGGGCCGGGTTGCGGTGTCGAAGAGCGCATACGTCGTCCGAGGGCGCCGCGAATCGCAGCGCCTCCGTGAGCAGGAGCGTCGAGAGCGGGCCGTGCACGACGAGCCAGGGGTAGCCCTCGACGCGGGTAGTGTGCGGCCAGACGTAGTGGATGCGATGGGGTTTGGCGGTCGCCGCGATGAAGCGCATCAGCGGCGTCGGATCGGTGGTGAAAAGTCCACGCCCGCTCACCATCGGCGATCGGTGGCGGCCCGGCAGGCGTGCGCCGAGGCAGGTGACGAATCGGTGTATGCCGTTGGCGCGGGAGCGGCCTCGTGGTAGCACAAGTCCTGCCGCCGGATCAGCAGCAGGGCGCCGTCCGGCTCGCTGAGGCGGGTGGTCGCCCTCGCCACGGTACGACCCCTCTTCTCCTCGACCGAGTCGACGACGGCCTCGCGGACCACCTCGGAGCCCGACCCACAGGTCGCCGTGCAACATCACCTCGCCGCCCGCGAACATCCGGCGCGGCATGTCGATCGGCAGCAAGGAGCCGCCGCGGCGCGGATGCCCGTCGGGCCGATGACGGAGGAGGCCGGCCAGCGGGGCAGTGCCACCCAGTGAAGCAGCAGCGGCAGTACGTCGACGGCCGCCACCGCAGGGGCACCGCTGTCGAGCCGCGCGGTCGGGGCTTCCACCGGCGCCGGGTCGATCAACTCGACCGAGCGGTCGGTGCGAGACGTCCAGCCGGTCACATGTGCCGCCCGCCCGTAACCTCGCTGACCGTGCCGGTCACGTAGGACGACAGCTCCGAGCCCAGGAACAGCGCCACCGACGCGATCTCGGACGCCTCGCCGGCGCGCCCGATCGGGATCTCGGCCATCTTGGCGTCCCACACCCTCCGCGGCATCGCCTCGGTCATCGCCGAGCGGATCAGTCCGAGCTGGATCGCGTTGACGCGCACACCGTGGTGGGCCACCTCCTTGGCCGCGGCCTTGGTCAGGCCGACGATGCCGGCCTTGGCGGCGGAGTAGTTGGTCTGCCCCATCAGCCCCACCTTGCCGGAGATGGACGAGATGTTGATGATCGCTCCCGACCTTCTGCTCGCGCATGATCGCGGCGGCCAGCCGGGTGCCGTTCCAGCAATCCTTGAGGTGGACCGCGATGACCGGGTCGAACTGGACCTCGGTCATCGTGCGCATCGTCGCGTCGCGCGTGATGCCGGCGTTGTTGACGACGACGTCGAGCGAGCCGTAAGCCGTCACCACGGCGTCGAGGGCACGTTGGACGTCCTCGGCGCTCACCACGTCACACGCGATGCCGGTAGCGACGTCCTCGCCAAGTGCTGCGGCAGCCTTGCCCGCGAGCAGTCGTCCCATCAGTTGCTTCCCTTCTCGTCTTGCGCCGCCAGTTGGGCGGCGATCAGGTTGCGCTGGATCTCATTGGTGCCGCTCGCCGACGATCATCAGCGGGGCGTTCGGAGCATTTACCCCAATGTCAACCTCCACGCTACAGTCGCCTGGAGCTGCGGAAAGTCACCGCGGAGCCAATCGAAGGGCGCCATCGAGCCGGACGGTCTCACCGTTCACATAGGGGTTTTCCAGAAGTTGAAGGGCCATTTGTGCATATTCGCCCGGATGTCCCAGGCGCCTCGGGAAGGGCACGTTTGCCTCCAAACTCTCACGGATCTCCACCCGCAACCGGGCGAGCATCGCCGTGTTGAACACGCCAGGAGCGATAGTGTTCACGCGAATCGCCGAACTCGCCAGGTCCCGGGCTGCCACAAGCGTCATCCCGTGGACTGCTGCCTTGGAGGCAGCGTATGACGTCTGGCCGATCTGACCATCGAAGGCTGCGACGGATGCGGTGAGTACGATCGCTCCGCGCTCTCCCTCACGGAGATCATTGACCGCGATCCGTGCCGCTGCCAGGCGTAGGACGTTGTACGTGCCGACCAGATTGACGTCGAGCACTTCTCGGAAGCTGGCGAGCGAGTTGGGATTTCCCTCATGGTCCAGGATCCTCAGCCTGTCGCCACCACGGCCGGCGCAGTGCACGACTCCACGAAGCGGGCCAGCAAGTTCGAAGGCCTGCTCACACTCGGCCTCGTTCGTAATATCCATCTCGACGAATTCAGCGGAACTGCCGAGTCGGCCAGCAAGGGCCAACCCATTGGAGTTCGCGAGGTCGCCGATGATGACCCTCGCCCCCGCGCCGACAAGGGCGTGACACGTCGCCGCGCCGAGCCCCGACGCACCTCCGGTCACGAGAAAGGTCTGACCATTCAGTCTCATCTGAGCTCCCGATCGGTAGAGCGAGGCATCCCGACTGCGATGCGCCACTCCTGATCCACTGCGTGTCGTGGGCGAAGGAAGCCCATAAGACCCGTTGTCCCCGTTGATGACGTCCAAACCACCCGGGCGATGAACCGACTCCTGGCGCCTTCACCAAGCAGCCCCGAGCTCGCGCGACCACGACTCGGCGGGCCATGGTGGGCCTGAGATCCTGCAGCGTTTCGCAAAGGATCAAACGACGGGGACGACCGTGCCACGCCTTACTCCCGCCTGAAGGTTGAGGATACTTTATCTACTACTCATCCCAATTGCCAGAGCCCGCGTTGACTCACGAAGACCTCCGCGTAGCTCGATACGTTGCCTCACCTGAAAGCCTCCGCGGAGCAGGGTGTCGGTCACTGGTGTCCGCGTGGGTGTCGGGGATACGCCCAGAAGATGGGTTTATGATGAGTCAGCGCCACAGGCAGTGACCAAGGCGAAGGCCGCGCTCTTATGCCGGTGCCGCGCGGGCCAAGAAGACGGCGATCCTCGACGAGTTGGTCGAGCTGACGGGTTAGCATCGCGACTATGCGCCGGCGGCGCTGCGCGACACGCTGAAGTTGAAGGTCGCCAAGCCGCGGGCGCGCCGGGGATCGACATACGGGCCGAGGATCGGCGTGGCTCTGATCAAGTGCTGGGCGGTGCTGCGCGCCCCGGCGGGCAAGCGTCTCGCGCCGATGCTGCCGTTCCTGGTGCCGCTGCTGCGCCGCGACGGGGAGCTCGACCTGACCGACGATGAGGCCGCGTTGCTGGTCGCGATGAGCGCGGCGACCACTGATCGCCGGTTGGCCGGCGAGCGGGACAAGATGATGCCGCGGGGCCGCTCCCACACCAGGCCCGGGAGCTTGTGAAGCCCCAGATCCCGATCCGGACGTGGGCCGACTGGGACGACGCTGTTCCGGGGGTTCGTGGAGATCGACTGAATCCGGTAACGGCTCGCCGCGGAGGTGCACTCCCTGAACGGGGGCAACGCCATTGCGGTGATCCGCAGGCTCAACCCGATCATCCGGGGTGGGCCGCCTACTACCGGGGAGTGGTTTCGAAGGACGTGTTCTCCGCGATCGATCATTAACCTGTGGGGACGCCTCTACCGGTGGGCACTGCGTGCCCATCCGAACAAGTCTGTCGGCGGCCACGAGAAACTGCCCGGAGACGGCCACGAAGCTGCCCACTGACGGTCATGGGATCTGCCCGACACGACGTCGTCTGCCTCGCCGCGTTGCGCGGTTGAGGCCCCTTCCTCGGGTGCGATGAGCGGGGCTGATGCGCCCTATATCGCTCCCGAGGAAGGGATGAGTTGAAGTCTGCCGAGGAGATCATGAAAATCCTGGATTCCTACGACCTGACAGGGTCGTTGCGTGATGCCGGCGAGCTGGCCGGCTGCTCCCACCACACGGTCAAGCACTATGTCGAGCGGCGTGCTGCCGGAGGTGAGCTGGACAAGGCGGCGGCCCGGCCGCAGTTGATCGATGAGTACCTACCCAAGGTCGAGGAGTGGGTCGAGCGGTCCTTCGGGAAGGTCCGTGCCGATGTGGCCCACGAGAAGCTGCTCGCGTTGGGCTACAAGGGTTCGGAGCGGACCACCCGCCGTGCGGTCGCGAAGGTCAAGAAGGCCTACTGGGCAGGACATGTGCGAGTGCACCGGCCGTGGTCACCGAGCCGGGGATGTGGCTGCAGTACGACTACGGCGACGGCCCCGTCGTGGACGGCGTGAAGACCGTGCTGTTCGTGGCCTGGCTGGCCTGGCCTGGTCGCGGTTCCGGGTCGTGCTCCCGATCCGTGACATGACGATGCGCTCGGTGTTCGCGGCCCTGGACGTGACGTTCCGACGACTGGGCGGGGTGCCGACCTACGTGCTGACCGACAACGAGAAGACCGTCACGGTCGAGCACATCGCCGGGATCCCGGTCCGGAATCCGCAGCTGGTGGCGTTCGCCGAGCACTACTCGGTGGTCGTCCACACCTGCGTGCCGGCGGACCCGGCGTCCAAGGGCGGCACCGAGTCGTCGGTGAAGATCAGCAAGGCCGACGTCGTCCCCAAGGACACCAACCTGCGCGAGGAGTACGCCTCGTTCGCCGAGCTCGAGGCGGCATGTGTGGAGTTCTGCGAGAAGGTCACCACCCGGCAGCACCGGGTCACCTGTCGGCCACCGAGATGCTCGCCGAGGAACGTGCCCGGCTTCATCCAGTACCGACGACGCCGCACACGGTCGCGTTCGGCACCACCCGGGTGGTGCCGGCGAACACGCCGATGGTGATGTTCGAGTCTGGCCAGTACTCGGTTCCCCACGCCCTGTTGGCTGCGACGGTGTGGGTCCGTGCCCATGGTGTTGGTGAGGATGAGTGGATGGCCGCCCGGTTCCCGGGCCGTAAGTCGTTGGAGGACTTCGACTACGACCATGCCCGCGGCCTGAAACGCGAGACCATCGCCCCCTGGGCACCTTGGACTTCGTCGCCGGCAAGGAGAACGTGATCTTCCTCGGTCCGCCCGGCACCGGGAAGACCCACCTGGCCACCTGCCTGGCGATCCGGGCCTGCCAGGCCGGGCACCGGGCTCAGTTCGCCACCGCATCGCAGTGGGTCGATCGGCTTGCCGAAGCCCACCACGCCGGACGGCTGCAAGACGAACTATTCCGGCTGGTCAGGTATCCGGTGCTGGTCATCGATGAGGTCGGCTACATCCCGTTCGAGCCCGAGGCCGCCAATCTGTTTCTCCAGCTCGTCTCATCCCGCTACGAACGTGCGAGCCTGATCGTGACGTCGAACAAGAACTTCGCCCGCTGGGGCGAGGTCTTCGGCGACGACACCGTCGCCGCCGCGATGATCGACCGGCTCGTCCACCACGCCGAGGTCATCGCCTTGAAGGGCGACTCCTACCGGCTGAAGAACCGAGACCTCGGCCGCGTCCCAGCGGCCGTCACCGAAGAGAACTAAGACCGAGGGGGTCAACTTTCAACCGTGGCGGATTCGAGCTTGGGTCGCAACACCAAGGTCATGACGAGGCTAGCGAAGAGGCCAGGACCTGAGCCGGCGTGATCCAATCGAGCGTCTTGCGGGGCCGTGTGTTGAGGCGCTCCTCGACCCTGCGGAGGTCCTCGACTGTGTAGGTGCGCAGATCGCTGCCCTTGGGGAAGTACTGGCGCAGCAGGCCGTTGCTGTTCTCGTTGGTCGGTCGCTGCCAGGGCTTGCCGGCGTGGGCGAAGAACACGCCCTCGGCGAACAGGTCTGCGACTTGGTCATGGCCGGCCATCTCCGAGCCTTGGTCCCAGGTGAGGGTGAGTCGCACCGATGGGGGCAGCTCCGCGAGGGTTTCGTGTAGTCCGGTGATGAGGTCCTCGGCGGTGCGCCGACCCGGTAGGTGGATGAGTTTGATGTAGCGACTTCGCCGGCAGACCAGCGTGGCCGATCGCGGATAGGCCGCCGCGACCGGTGATGAGGTCGCCTTCCCAGTCACCGACTCGGCTCCGCTCGGTCGCTTCGGCTGGGCGGTGATCGATCAACAGCGCTGGCGCGATGAAGCGGGGCGAGCGCTCGTGCGCGCGTCGGCGCCGCTTTCGCAGCGGCCGTCCGGTGCGCAAGTTCTTGGTGAGTTGCCTGCTCAGGCCGCCCTTCGCGCCGTTGTAGAGGGCTTGGTAGATCGTCTCGTGGCACACGTGCCACCGCGGCCGACTCGGGTACTCAGTCCGTAGCCACGCTGCGATCTGCTCTGGGCTCCACTCCAGCTTCAGCTTGCGCTGGACCGCCTCGCGCAACTCGGGATCGGCGGCCAGGCGCCCGCCGCGTGGACGCTCGACGCGCTCCTGGGCGCGGCTGTGCGCCAGATCGCCGTCGTAGCCGCCAATGTCATGTCTCGACGTGTTCCGACGCAGTTCGCGGCTGATCGTCGAGGGCGCGCGGCCGAGCTGGCGGGCAACGTCGCGTATCGAGAGACCCTGTCGCCGCAGGGTGGCGATCGGCTGTCGTTCCAGCAGCGACAGGTAGCGGCCAGAGCGCTCGTGCTCGACTCGTCGCAGAGGCGGCAGGCCGCCCCGCTCGGCCCGCCACCGATACCCGGTCTTTCGACCCACGCCGACCAGCTTGCAGGCCTCCACCGTGCCCACCCCGGCCAGGATCAGATGCCAGTACTCGTCCTCGAGTCCCAAACGCCGCTTACGTCCTCGTCTGCCCATCGTCATGCCCCTTCATCTAGCAGGGGTGTTGCGACGTGGTCTGGAACCCGCCCGTCGGAAAGGGGTCAGTTTTTGACCGTCGTTGACACCTCGGGCACTATGCCCAAGATGAAGGGGTCCACCGAACCGGGGTCAACTCCAATCCACACAGCGGCATGAAACGCCGAGGCTAGCCAATATGCCCCTGTCGGGGCGCCCTGGTGGGCGTGAAAATGGTCGTGTGGTCGCCCGTCGACGCCGTGCCGTCGCTCTATGGTCCCTCGAGGCCGCAGGCTAGCCGGGTGCGGGAGTCGCGTCATGGGCCCTTCATTGTTGCCGTTGAGCACGAGGACTAGATTTCGTTCCGCCCAGCGGCTCCCACGGGCGACCACCTTCATCAACAAGCGGAGGTGGGAGATGAACGACGATGTTTGCTGAGTCGACCGATGAGGAGCAGATCATCGCGAGGGTTGCAGCCCTGGACAGCGGCAAGGCCGAGCTGGTCTGCTGCGTCCGGGTCCCGGCGGCTGGTGGCGGGAACGACGCCAGCAAGAGGTCTCGACGCATTCGACGATGACCCGGTCGCTGGCCGAGCTGGCCAACAGGTTGGTCGACCTGCGGGTCGAGCGGGTGGTGATGGAGGCCACCAGCGACTACTGGAGACCGGTGTTTCTACCTGCTCGAAGCCCATGGCCTCGAGCCATGGCTGGTCAACGCCAAGGGGCCTTACCCCCGGTTCTTGGACACGGGGTGTGATTACGCAG
This sequence is a window from Nocardioides sp. S5. Protein-coding genes within it:
- a CDS encoding SDR family oxidoreductase; translation: MGQTNYSAAKAGIVGLTKAAAKEVAHHGVRVNAIQLGLIRSAMTEAMPRRVWDAKMAEIPIGRAGEASEIASVALFLGSELSSYVTGTVSEVTGGRHM
- a CDS encoding SDR family NAD(P)-dependent oxidoreductase, coding for MRLNGQTFLVTGGASGLGAATCHALVGAGARVIIGDLANSNGLALAGRLGSSAEFVEMDITNEAECEQAFELAGPLRGVVHCAGRGGDRLRILDHEGNPNSLASFREVLDVNLVGTYNVLRLAAARIAVNDLREGERGAIVLTASVAAFDGQIGQTSYAASKAAVHGMTLVAARDLASSAIRVNTIAPGVFNTAMLARLRVEIRESLEANVPFPRRLGHPGEYAQMALQLLENPYVNGETVRLDGALRLAPR
- a CDS encoding IS30 family transposase, coding for MTGKATSSPVAAAYPRSATLVCRRSRYIKLIHLPGRRTAEDLITGLHETLAELPPSVRLTLTWDQGSEMAGHDQVADLFAEGVFFAHAGKPWQRPTNENSNGLLRQYFPKGSDLRTYTVEDLRRVEERLNTRPRKTLDWITPAQVLASSLASS